ATTTTGATATCAAGTGTTTTTGTGAACTTCGTCCCGGTCTAATTTTATGGGTCGTTTTTGACATTGCTTTTGCATGCCATCAGTACCTGGTGTTAGGAGGTAGAATTACAGACAGCATGGTTCTGgttattattttccatACATGGTATGTTCTGGATTCTCTAATCAACGAGAGTGCTGTTTTGACTACCATGGACATTACCACAGATGGGTTTGGCTACATGCTGAGCTTTGGGGATCTCGTGTGGGTTCCATTTCTCTATTCTTTGCAAGCTCGCTATTTAGCCTTTCATCCCGTGGATTTAGGACTTGTCAAAACATTGGCGATTTTATGCTTACAGTTCCTTGGATACTATATTTTCCGTGGCGCCAATGGTCAGAAGAATAGGTTCCGAAGCAATCCTAACGATCCCAAGCTCAAACACTTAAAATTTATCCAGACTAAACGTGGAACTAAACTTTTAACTAGTGGTTGGTGGGGAATGGCACGCCACATCAACTATTTTGGTGATTGGATTATGGCTTGGGCTTGGTGTTTACCTGCTGGATTTGGTTCACCGATCCCGTACTTTTATGTTGCCTATTTTGGTGTGCTTCTTGTTCATAGAAATGCACGGGATGATCACAAATGCCGTGTAAAGTATGGTGAAGATTGGGAGAAGTACTGCAAGGCAGTCAAATATCGTATTATTCCCTATGTGTATTGAAGATGTGACAACTGTTCAGGGTCTTTTTATCTCTACATATTTAGACATTAtggataaaaaatattacgACGCTTCtcatttgtaaaattattgatgAATGTGTGGATGAGAAGAGTTGAAACGACGTCTACGCAAAGTAAAATGCCTGTTTACTGTATTCTTCTACATTTACATGAAGTCGATATTGTCTTCCAAGGGTAAAACGTATAATAACGTATTGTACTTATTCATTAGTAGAGATGTGTTGTAATTGGTTAGGTGATTAACTAACTTGTTTATATAAAAAGCTGAATAATTGCCTGCTAAGAATATTATAgagtatttaaaaattttttgagataAAAATTGCTAAAACAAATCTACATAAGTGAAAGAACCTTATgctaaatataaaaaaaataaatagaataaaataaaataatataatataatataacaaattaaacataaaaaatgaattcaattataaaaaaaatttcaaattatctTAACGACTTAATTGATCGACCACTTGGAGTAAATAATTGCAGAACagaatttatttcaattttgaaGCAATAGACCCATGTgtacttttgtttttgaatcaCTTTGTGCCATGATTTCTACATTGAAGGtcaataaaatagaaagaGGATACTGGTTTATACAATGCCTTCGCTACTGTTTCATCTATATAATCAAGAAGCAACATCGGCAAGCAGACCTTCCTCGAAATTTTGGCATGCGATCAAAAGCGCTATATATTGGAAGGAGTGTTGGAAAATGGATCGAAACCTTTTGTTTAGATAGTAACTACTCTACTCATGTATATTCTCTCTGGGCTAAATCGTTTCTGATCATACAGTTTGAAAACGTAGATCCCTTTGTCGATCATTTTTGATCGACATGATCGGTAATAACTggagaaaatattttaacaaCTTGCCATCTGCGTATATCAAAACATAAAATcgttaataaatttgaatcATAAAAGTCGAAGGCATTtggtataaaaatatattaataattttttgttttaaatctttatattttaaaaaatttcccaGAAAACCTGCAAGGCAGTGCGAAGTTGTTCGatccttcttttgcttGCCTCTGTTGTCTTGAAAAGTCAGTCCACCTGATGATATTTTCTGTGTCAGTGAAAAGTGAAATCTGATTTTTTAGTCATCAAActtattaatttcttttctaagTGGATTGGCTTTTACTGTTTCGGAGTGTTGTTTCTCCCGGAAACCATCTTTTCCTAGACGTAGGgtttaaatcattttaatgaatttgtaACTCAACGTCAAGTTTGGGAAGGGAACATTCAAATTAAAACCAAATCGTAAAACAAATTACTCTAAActtgaaaagaatatttcattttactaaaacaaataaacaaaaccaACCAaactaattctttttcttaattgCCTATCGAACATTTTGCCTAATATTATCAGAGCTAGCAGAGGTAAATTTcctattttgtttatttatctGTCCAGTCACGCTGCTAAGAGACATATTGGTAAATACGGTGGCTGATTGATTTAACGATACAGATTGTGCGGAATTGGGTTGTTCCGTCTCCATTTAATTATTGACGTTTATCTGTCCTTGTTGTGTACCCGCTTATTTAATACGGTGTTCTGGGGCCGATTTCCTTAGGGTGTTTTGTTCAAGGAGCTCGGCTGGCATATTGTGTTATCGACAAATAAGCGGCTGTACTGCagtatattttatataaaaatcGGACGCGCAGGAGTTGGTGTTTCATTTACTACATATCTTCCGAACTATTCTGAGCATATTTTCTGTTTGCCTCTTTAAATTAGTTCCCATTACATTCTTTTCCTAATTTTTCCCtattaatttctttgtgCTTAATTTCTCGAGTCTTTCTCTTAATTACTCTACTTCACAATGAATATCGATAACATGGATCTTGAAATGACTACTGCTTCTGACTTTGCtgagaagaaagaaagtgTTGATGTTAAGAGAGAAAACCCGAGTTTTACGAATTCCATCAAAGCTCTGCCTATACAAAGTGAACTATCTGCGATGATGTCGAAGGATAACACTTTGAATCATGTCAAACAAGAGCCTTCCGATGGCTTTTCGTCTGTCAAGTGGGCATCCACCTCATTTGACAGCACGGTGACTGCACACAAAGAAGAAACCCCATATTCTTCT
This region of Schizosaccharomyces pombe strain 972h- genome assembly, chromosome: II genomic DNA includes:
- the erg24 gene encoding C-14 sterol reductase Erg24; protein product: MAKGAVKKEKFEYEFFGPIGALGVTVLTTVVSFGSFYICNEEGCPAKFSKISHIFKKTPLFDQKSLILYLLWFSTLTLLWKCTNGKWAKGTPIDDKGTRLLYKINGFNSACLILGVVCTSIYLLGASCMEFIWDNFLQLMFAAYVFSVVLCTFCYVQSFFGKQQLAKGGTSGNILFDWFIGRSLNPRIGNFDIKCFCELRPGLILWVVFDIAFACHQYLVLGGRITDSMVLVIIFHTWYVLDSLINESAVLTTMDITTDGFGYMLSFGDLVWVPFLYSLQARYLAFHPVDLGLVKTLAILCLQFLGYYIFRGANGQKNRFRSNPNDPKLKHLKFIQTKRGTKLLTSGWWGMARHINYFGDWIMAWAWCLPAGFGSPIPYFYVAYFGVLLVHRNARDDHKCRVKYGEDWEKYCKAVKYRIIPYVY